A window of Pristis pectinata isolate sPriPec2 chromosome 33, sPriPec2.1.pri, whole genome shotgun sequence contains these coding sequences:
- the LOC127585406 gene encoding parvalbumin, muscle-like, producing MSMTDLLSAEDIKTALNAFQTPGSFNHKRFFEMVGLKKKSKEDVEKVFKILDQDQSGFIEESELKHVLKGFSSEGRDLSDSEIKAILAAGDEDHDGKIGKSEFANLVAQA from the exons ATGTCCATGACAGATTTGCTTTCTGCTGAAGACATCAAAACAGCCCTCAATGCTTTCCAAA CACCTGGGAGCTTCAATCACAAGAGGTTCTTCGAGATGGTTGGTTTGAAGAAGAAGTCGAAGGAAGACGTGGAGAAAGTCTTTAAAATCCTCGACCAAGATCAGAGCGGCTTCATTGAAGAGTCGGAGCTCAA ACATGTACTAAAGGGCTTTTCATCTGAGGGAAGAGATCTTTCTGACAGTGAAATCAAGGCAATACTTGCAGCCGGTGATGAGGATCATGACGGCAAGATTGGAAAGTCAG AATTTGCCAATCTTGTGGCTCAAGCGTGA